A genomic region of Leptotrichia hofstadii contains the following coding sequences:
- the alr gene encoding alanine racemase has protein sequence MLVNLEINRENLKRNLEKIRSINKNIICVIKDNAYGLGIENIFPILLENNCNYFAVAYIEEAIKIGEILKNFEKEKKLNFLENRKIKIMALNYIEPKNLKYVIENNVELTIFNFSQLSDYLKILDKSFENTVLKIHIKVNSGMNRLGFDENEILELIEKIKKYEINSKNNKLEIISIFSHISDAENQIETEKQVEKYENILKIVDKNDVKYQYKHLQASPLLFKYGEKYNYDFARVGMALYGMEPLSYDVGLLDVITVKSQIINVRNVKKNDKISYGSKGIVNRDSKIGIVSIGYAHGFQKQIENSEEAYVLVNGKKVKIVGEICMDMIFIDLTDIENVEVNDEVVIVGSQKNIENGITEKITLRQVAKWAGTIQDDVLTKFSGIKKTVD, from the coding sequence ATGTTAGTAAATTTGGAAATAAATAGGGAAAATCTAAAAAGGAACTTAGAAAAAATACGTTCTATAAATAAAAATATCATTTGTGTAATTAAAGACAATGCCTATGGGCTGGGAATTGAAAATATTTTTCCTATATTGTTAGAAAATAATTGTAATTACTTTGCAGTGGCGTATATTGAGGAAGCAATAAAAATTGGTGAAATTCTAAAAAATTTTGAAAAAGAAAAAAAATTAAACTTTTTGGAAAATAGAAAAATAAAGATAATGGCACTTAATTATATTGAGCCTAAAAATTTGAAATATGTGATAGAAAATAATGTTGAACTTACAATTTTTAATTTTTCACAATTATCCGATTACTTAAAAATTTTGGATAAATCCTTTGAAAATACAGTTTTGAAAATCCATATAAAAGTAAACAGCGGAATGAACAGGCTTGGATTTGATGAAAATGAGATTTTGGAATTAATTGAAAAAATAAAAAAATACGAAATAAATTCTAAAAATAACAAACTGGAAATAATCTCGATTTTTTCTCATATTTCAGATGCAGAAAATCAAATTGAAACAGAAAAGCAAGTTGAAAAATATGAAAACATTTTAAAAATAGTTGATAAAAATGATGTAAAATACCAGTACAAACATTTGCAGGCAAGTCCGTTGCTTTTTAAATACGGAGAAAAATACAATTATGATTTCGCACGTGTGGGAATGGCGCTTTATGGAATGGAGCCTTTATCTTATGATGTGGGATTATTAGACGTTATAACAGTAAAATCACAAATTATAAACGTAAGAAACGTGAAGAAAAACGATAAAATTTCCTATGGAAGTAAAGGCATTGTAAACAGAGATTCTAAAATAGGCATTGTATCAATAGGCTATGCACACGGATTTCAAAAACAAATTGAAAATTCAGAAGAAGCGTATGTCTTAGTAAATGGTAAAAAGGTAAAAATTGTTGGAGAAATTTGTATGGATATGATTTTTATTGATTTAACGGATATAGAAAATGTGGAAGTGAATGATGAAGTTGTAATTGTTGGAAGTCAGAAGAATATTGAAAATGGAATTACCGAAAAAATAACGTTGAGGCAAGTAGCAAAGTGGGCTGGAACGATACAGGATGATGTGCTGACTAAGTTTTCGGGAATAAAAAAAACAGTAGATTGA
- the pepT gene encoding peptidase T, whose protein sequence is MDLNKYETLKDRFLKYVKIETRSDEKSESIPSTPAQLEFAKMLVKELEEIGMEDVYVNENCFVNATLKSNVDKDVKTVGFIAHMDTADFNAVNVNPQIVENYDGKDIILNREQNTVLSVDEFPNLKDYVGKTVITTDGTTLLGADDKAGVVEIIEAMKYLINHPEIKHGTVKIAFGPDEEIGRGADNFNVDEFGADFAYTMDGGPVGELEYESFNAAGAVFKIKGKSVHPGTAKGKMINASLIAAEIINSFPADEVPEKTEGYEGFYFLEKIRANCEDAELSYILRDHDRQKFEEKKKFAENVTKKINEKYKKELVTVEIKDQYYNMGEIIKDHMEIVEIAKKAMENLEIEPIIKPIRGGTDGSKISFMGLPTPNIFAGGENFHGKYEFVALESMILATDVIVEIVRLNAEGE, encoded by the coding sequence ATGGATTTGAACAAATATGAAACATTAAAGGATAGATTTTTGAAATATGTAAAGATTGAGACTAGGTCAGATGAGAAAAGTGAGAGTATTCCATCAACACCAGCACAGCTTGAATTTGCTAAAATGCTTGTAAAAGAGCTGGAAGAAATTGGGATGGAAGATGTGTATGTGAATGAAAATTGCTTTGTTAATGCAACTTTGAAAAGTAATGTTGATAAAGATGTGAAAACTGTTGGATTTATTGCACATATGGATACTGCTGATTTTAATGCAGTTAATGTAAATCCACAGATTGTGGAAAACTATGATGGGAAAGATATTATTTTGAATAGGGAGCAAAATACTGTGCTTTCTGTGGACGAATTTCCTAATTTAAAGGATTATGTCGGTAAAACTGTAATTACTACTGATGGAACAACTCTTTTGGGGGCTGACGACAAGGCTGGAGTTGTGGAAATTATTGAGGCTATGAAATATTTGATTAACCATCCAGAAATTAAGCATGGGACAGTAAAAATAGCGTTTGGGCCTGATGAAGAAATTGGGCGTGGAGCGGATAACTTTAATGTAGATGAATTTGGAGCGGATTTTGCTTATACAATGGATGGCGGACCCGTAGGAGAACTTGAATACGAAAGTTTTAATGCGGCTGGAGCTGTATTTAAAATAAAAGGAAAAAGCGTTCATCCAGGAACAGCCAAAGGAAAAATGATAAACGCAAGTTTAATAGCCGCAGAAATTATAAATAGCTTTCCAGCAGATGAAGTACCTGAAAAGACAGAAGGATATGAAGGATTTTATTTTCTTGAAAAAATCCGTGCAAATTGTGAGGATGCTGAATTATCATACATTTTGAGAGACCACGACAGACAGAAGTTTGAAGAAAAAAAGAAATTTGCTGAAAATGTTACAAAAAAAATTAATGAAAAATACAAAAAGGAATTAGTAACAGTTGAAATAAAAGACCAATACTACAATATGGGAGAAATTATAAAAGATCACATGGAAATCGTAGAAATAGCTAAAAAAGCAATGGAAAACCTTGAAATAGAACCAATAATCAAGCCAATCCGTGGAGGAACAGACGGCTCAAAAATCTCATTCATGGGACTTCCTACGCCAAATATTTTTGCAGGTGGGGAAAATTTTCATGGGAAATACGAATTTGTAGCACTTGAGAGTATGATTCTAGCAACTGATGTGATTGTGGAGATTGTAAGATTGAATGCTGAAGGAGAGTAA
- a CDS encoding tetratricopeptide repeat protein, producing MRKAALKTYLYEIIFILVYKLSMDIFLRVSYFVYFLLWILSVIIMIYLFPYLIIFLIGNHYLFVKLDPEKYILIVEKKYKIFKINIMKDFNRINLSVCYWLLNEKEKALKYLNEIKITRLTLPIIKYCYYRNLMEYKYFMGEKEEARKIFDENFRKSGEKLEIGIMLDYEKNLQQKIIEFEKLLKGKRKLYQIEIKFNLAKTYEEIGNFEKAIEFYKEVAEKGNKLYMGKVAQKKILELS from the coding sequence ATGCGAAAGGCGGCATTAAAAACTTATCTGTATGAAATAATTTTTATATTAGTTTATAAATTAAGCATGGACATATTTTTGAGAGTGTCTTATTTTGTATATTTTTTATTATGGATATTGTCAGTAATAATAATGATATATTTATTTCCGTATTTAATAATATTTTTGATAGGAAATCATTATTTATTTGTTAAATTAGATCCTGAAAAATATATTTTAATAGTAGAAAAAAAGTATAAAATTTTTAAAATTAATATTATGAAAGATTTTAACAGAATTAATTTATCAGTTTGTTATTGGCTGCTAAACGAGAAAGAAAAAGCGTTAAAGTATTTAAATGAAATAAAAATAACTAGATTAACGTTGCCAATAATAAAATATTGCTACTATAGAAATTTAATGGAATATAAATATTTTATGGGAGAAAAAGAGGAAGCAAGAAAAATATTTGATGAAAATTTTAGAAAAAGTGGAGAAAAACTTGAAATAGGGATTATGCTGGATTATGAAAAAAATCTGCAACAGAAAATTATTGAATTTGAAAAACTATTGAAGGGGAAAAGAAAATTGTATCAAATAGAGATAAAGTTCAATTTAGCTAAAACATACGAAGAAATTGGAAATTTTGAAAAAGCAATAGAATTTTATAAGGAAGTGGCTGAAAAAGGGAATAAACTTTATATGGGTAAAGTTGCACAGAAAAAAATTTTGGAACTAAGTTAA
- a CDS encoding tetratricopeptide repeat protein, producing the protein MKKFLLVSFILCSFYGFSTKANTSKNNTSVTENKTKNIGEMTIKETIEKLSESDKKKFKEIDLEKKEQKEVEDLTRKELNELGINKKSIETTFKAIEIQDDYEEAKKLFLQAIEEDKKNYLPYYYLGILVYQQENNIKRSMEYFEKAIEANPKNPMAYNNLAVRYGQVNMEKEQLALVKKMIKLFPDFPEGYFSLAAIHFRNKNYLDSIKYVKLAIEKYKKMNKLDYSYITESLKNKYEADAYYLLFLNYIGMEKYDEAFENSKEAYIFMAQKDNELRYTMYDTLVDIAQEIKKTNKIKYKEYSAVLNSLQFAEQLVKANKDLQERKSGDKTINSNPLKID; encoded by the coding sequence ATGAAAAAATTTTTATTGGTTAGTTTTATTTTATGCAGTTTTTATGGATTTTCGACAAAGGCAAATACATCGAAAAATAATACTTCGGTAACTGAAAATAAAACTAAAAATATTGGTGAAATGACTATAAAAGAAACAATTGAGAAACTTAGCGAAAGTGATAAGAAAAAATTTAAAGAGATAGACCTGGAAAAAAAGGAACAGAAGGAAGTAGAAGATTTGACTAGAAAAGAGTTAAATGAACTTGGTATTAATAAAAAGTCTATTGAAACTACATTTAAGGCTATTGAGATACAGGATGACTATGAAGAAGCGAAAAAATTGTTTTTACAGGCAATAGAGGAGGACAAGAAAAATTATTTACCATATTATTATTTGGGAATATTAGTTTATCAGCAAGAAAATAATATTAAACGTTCAATGGAGTACTTTGAGAAAGCGATAGAGGCTAATCCCAAAAATCCGATGGCATATAATAATCTTGCAGTAAGATACGGACAAGTGAATATGGAGAAAGAACAGTTGGCTCTTGTTAAAAAAATGATAAAATTATTTCCTGATTTTCCAGAAGGATATTTTTCGCTAGCTGCAATACATTTTCGGAATAAAAATTATTTAGATTCGATAAAATATGTAAAATTAGCAATAGAAAAGTATAAAAAAATGAATAAGCTTGATTACTCTTATATAACAGAATCATTAAAAAATAAATATGAAGCAGATGCTTATTATCTTTTATTTTTAAATTATATTGGGATGGAAAAATATGACGAGGCATTTGAAAATTCTAAAGAGGCTTATATATTTATGGCACAGAAGGATAATGAATTGAGATACACTATGTATGATACGCTTGTTGATATTGCACAAGAGATAAAAAAAACAAATAAAATAAAATATAAGGAATACAGTGCTGTTTTAAACAGTTTACAATTTGCAGAGCAACTAGTAAAGGCAAATAAAGATTTGCAAGAAAGGAAGAGTGGAGATAAAACAATAAACTCTAATCCTTTGAAAATTGATTAA
- a CDS encoding SDR family NAD(P)-dependent oxidoreductase codes for MFDLAGEVALVTGGSKGIGKGIAKALKQARAKIIIGDIDKEKGKETANELDGEFYYLDVTDKEQVEYVVQSIYEKYGKLSILCSNAGIFPQVSIENMTEKDWDKVQDINVKGTFFVSQAVLKYMKKQSYGRVILTSSITGPITGLSGWAHYGASKSAQLGFMRSAAIEYAKYGITVNAIQPGNVISDGLLSMENSKSYMNQIKEIIPVYTLGKPEDIGYTAVFLASREAGFITGQTIVVDGGQVLLETLTFI; via the coding sequence ATGTTTGATTTGGCTGGGGAAGTTGCTCTTGTCACGGGTGGATCAAAAGGTATAGGAAAAGGGATTGCAAAAGCATTGAAGCAAGCTAGGGCAAAAATCATTATAGGAGATATTGATAAAGAAAAAGGCAAGGAAACAGCAAATGAGCTGGATGGGGAATTTTATTATCTTGATGTTACAGATAAAGAACAAGTTGAGTATGTTGTTCAGAGTATTTACGAAAAATATGGTAAATTAAGCATCCTATGTTCAAATGCGGGAATTTTTCCACAAGTAAGCATTGAAAATATGACAGAAAAAGATTGGGATAAAGTTCAAGATATAAATGTAAAGGGAACTTTTTTTGTGTCACAGGCAGTACTAAAATATATGAAAAAACAAAGCTATGGGCGAGTAATACTGACTTCTTCGATTACAGGGCCTATTACAGGACTATCGGGATGGGCACATTATGGAGCTAGCAAATCCGCTCAACTTGGATTTATGCGAAGTGCAGCTATAGAATATGCAAAATATGGAATTACAGTAAATGCGATTCAACCAGGAAATGTTATAAGCGATGGACTTTTAAGCATGGAAAATTCTAAAAGCTATATGAATCAAATAAAAGAAATAATACCAGTATACACATTGGGAAAACCTGAAGATATAGGATATACAGCAGTTTTTCTAGCAAGCCGGGAAGCTGGATTTATTACAGGGCAAACAATAGTAGTAGATGGCGGACAAGTTCTTTTAGAAACTCTGACTTTTATTTAG